The Thermococcus thermotolerans genome contains a region encoding:
- a CDS encoding type II secretion system F family protein yields the protein MGVVKAITDFLERLGGKTVEVAEKPIRRIPQGKSVQERLRALKELQKEVEKEKTMEKKEKELEELLEWRKKEIQKPFSERLAETVLRYFKGPVETLTNSLRGLDQDLYRASILMPQEKYVALMLAVAIFAGIFGFLFAYLLYVPVDMSALVGFLGFVGGFMYMRYYPRMVWKRRIVEVERAMPYALRHIASLLSAGVGISEALLSVARADYGVISEEFELILRDMRTGSSFEDALTKFDEKMGSENVSRVVKQILRAIKFGGNLSEILYKLAEDFAFEYRMKLVEYVQKVNGIAFIYMFMTIVLPTMFVVGILAGSVMAQQLILPPETLAVILLFAFPALSFIIVSMIKKGEPR from the coding sequence GTGGGCGTTGTTAAAGCCATTACTGACTTTTTGGAGCGCCTAGGTGGGAAAACTGTTGAGGTAGCCGAGAAGCCCATAAGGAGAATCCCCCAGGGTAAGAGTGTTCAGGAGAGGCTTAGGGCCCTTAAAGAGCTCCAGAAAGAGGTTGAAAAAGAAAAAACCATGGAAAAGAAGGAAAAGGAACTGGAAGAACTGCTTGAATGGAGAAAAAAGGAAATACAAAAGCCCTTCTCCGAGAGACTTGCCGAGACTGTGCTTCGCTACTTTAAAGGCCCAGTGGAAACACTCACAAACTCGCTGAGAGGGCTTGATCAGGATCTTTACAGGGCAAGTATATTAATGCCCCAAGAAAAGTATGTTGCCCTGATGCTTGCAGTTGCAATTTTTGCGGGCATTTTTGGGTTTCTCTTTGCATATCTCCTGTACGTCCCTGTTGATATGTCTGCTCTGGTGGGGTTCCTGGGTTTTGTGGGTGGCTTTATGTACATGAGGTACTACCCAAGGATGGTCTGGAAGCGCAGGATCGTTGAGGTGGAAAGGGCCATGCCCTATGCCCTGAGGCACATAGCGTCCCTCCTGAGTGCGGGTGTTGGTATTTCAGAGGCCCTTCTCTCCGTTGCCCGTGCTGATTACGGTGTCATCTCTGAGGAGTTTGAGCTAATATTGAGGGACATGAGGACAGGTTCGTCCTTTGAGGATGCCCTTACAAAGTTTGATGAGAAGATGGGTTCGGAAAACGTCAGCCGTGTCGTCAAGCAGATACTCAGGGCAATAAAGTTCGGTGGAAACCTCTCCGAGATCCTCTATAAGCTGGCGGAAGACTTTGCCTTTGAATACAGAATGAAACTGGTGGAGTATGTCCAGAAAGTCAATGGTATAGCTTTCATATACATGTTTATGACCATAGTCCTACCCACGATGTTTGTGGTTGGAATATTGGCAGGGTCTGTGATGGCACAGCAGCTAATACTGCCCCCGGAGACTCTGGCGGTTATACTTCTCTTCGCTTTCCCTGCCCTGTCGTTTATAATCGTTAGCATGATCAAGAAGG
- a CDS encoding CpaF family protein, with product MLGEKKKKKETVSWIDEILSGEDDLLENVLKKDKKMEDEEEQLPFVKEEGGIDLEEILSRPSPEEAITSRPTGADILGEILVKEEKAPTEGSKPAPKPRPPSTLQDILGSSIRSEEATYAGKAEVLDAYGNVRILRVKGEPVPIYEIRLPKLSREEEELFKRIKDRAITELQIDPTAFPDVEERRRVFMNAVRRMIKDEAPHFSEGRIEVLTEMIVQSMIGYGKLDPLVRDDNLEEIMVIGTNRPVYVWHRRFNMCKTNITFQEEKEILNIIERIAREVGRRIDQQSPLLDARLPDGSRVNATIPPISLDGPTITIRKFKKDPLTIIDLIKYGTMNTEIAALLWIFVDGLGVKPANVLVAGGTGSGKTTTLNSLAMFIPPSERVITIEDTAELQLPVEHWIRLETRPPNVEGRGEITMDDLVKNTLRMRPDRIIVGEVRGPEARTMFTAMNTGHDGCMGTIHSNSARETIVRLESPPMNVPRIMIPALDIIIMQVRFHSRKKGTIRRITEIAEVSGIEGESVQLNKLYKYDPAKDELIPTGVPSKTLNTLAHHTGMSVSELEFEKEKRKIILDWMIERGIRSIEKVGYYIRQFYIDEEALFRRIQAESGVETSRQVRNLV from the coding sequence GTGCTGGGCGAGAAGAAAAAGAAGAAGGAAACGGTATCGTGGATTGATGAGATCCTGAGCGGAGAGGATGACCTCCTTGAGAACGTACTCAAAAAAGACAAGAAGATGGAGGATGAGGAGGAGCAGCTCCCCTTTGTGAAGGAAGAGGGGGGCATTGATCTTGAGGAGATACTCAGTCGTCCCTCTCCGGAGGAAGCTATAACCAGCAGACCTACTGGGGCAGACATCTTGGGGGAGATTTTGGTAAAAGAGGAAAAAGCCCCTACCGAAGGTTCCAAGCCCGCTCCGAAGCCAAGGCCACCTTCAACCCTCCAGGATATACTGGGTTCTTCGATCCGCTCGGAGGAGGCCACCTACGCCGGGAAGGCCGAGGTTCTAGATGCCTACGGAAACGTCCGTATACTCCGTGTAAAGGGCGAGCCTGTTCCAATATATGAGATACGCCTTCCCAAGCTGAGCCGTGAGGAGGAAGAGCTGTTCAAAAGGATAAAGGATCGGGCAATTACTGAACTTCAAATTGACCCCACTGCCTTCCCCGACGTGGAGGAGCGCCGGCGTGTCTTCATGAACGCCGTCAGGCGGATGATTAAGGACGAGGCTCCCCATTTCTCCGAGGGCAGGATTGAGGTTCTCACGGAGATGATAGTCCAGTCCATGATAGGCTACGGCAAGCTCGATCCCTTGGTTAGGGACGACAACCTTGAGGAGATAATGGTTATCGGAACGAACAGGCCTGTTTACGTCTGGCATAGGCGCTTTAACATGTGTAAGACAAACATAACCTTCCAAGAGGAGAAGGAGATACTCAACATAATAGAACGCATTGCAAGGGAGGTGGGCAGGAGGATAGACCAGCAGAGCCCGCTCCTCGATGCACGCCTTCCTGACGGAAGCCGTGTCAACGCCACGATACCCCCCATAAGTCTCGACGGCCCAACCATAACCATCCGTAAGTTCAAAAAAGATCCGCTCACGATAATTGACCTCATAAAATACGGAACCATGAATACAGAGATAGCTGCCCTCCTCTGGATATTCGTTGACGGTCTCGGAGTTAAACCCGCCAACGTTCTCGTGGCTGGAGGTACAGGTTCCGGAAAGACGACCACCCTGAACTCCCTGGCGATGTTCATACCTCCAAGTGAGCGTGTTATTACGATAGAGGACACCGCCGAGCTTCAGCTCCCGGTCGAACACTGGATCAGGCTTGAGACAAGGCCCCCCAACGTTGAGGGCAGGGGAGAAATCACGATGGATGACCTCGTGAAGAACACCCTTCGTATGCGTCCCGACAGAATCATAGTCGGTGAGGTTCGTGGCCCCGAAGCCAGAACGATGTTCACCGCCATGAACACGGGGCACGATGGATGTATGGGAACCATCCACTCCAACAGTGCGAGGGAGACTATAGTCCGCCTTGAGAGTCCCCCAATGAATGTTCCAAGGATAATGATACCGGCTCTTGATATTATTATAATGCAGGTAAGGTTCCACAGCAGAAAGAAGGGCACCATAAGGCGCATTACTGAGATTGCAGAGGTATCGGGTATAGAAGGGGAAAGCGTCCAGCTGAACAAGCTATACAAGTACGATCCCGCGAAGGACGAGCTCATCCCCACTGGAGTCCCGAGTAAGACTCTTAACACCCTTGCCCACCATACCGGGATGAGTGTATCGGAGCTTGAGTTCGAAAAGGAGAAGCGTAAGATAATCCTCGACTGGATGATAGAACGGGGTATACGAAGCATTGAGAAGGTTGGGTACTACATAAGGCAGTTTTACATAGATGAGGAGGCACTGTTCAGGAGAATCCAGGCAGAGAGTGGCGTAGAGACTAGCAGGCAGGTTAGGAACCTGGTTTAG
- a CDS encoding DUF515 domain-containing protein has protein sequence MSEDIEAKIRRLRELGKASVEPEVPKTAKPPVRKPPKKPRPVGSIRERERRKRILIGASIVILVILIISIGAYIYMENRAAEELTQAKNKKLAEVNSYFKPGSELMNTTFGKNARDELIRKINAAQTVEEVQSIDVKAAYQEAWNQYQAYLEEQKRLEMERQLNQTKKEKISQIEAQFSQLLAMPLPDDLKKKVIDSLNSLEEQVMSATTEQQVNAVNADPYLLELWREYYYYVIDTIPTQNVILERDNVKKIVTKAEAKSALGGILDYRELIQYKVYKVEFVDIALVLSRDKINGAFLAPGDKIMIFAKNATNAPFKEIVNEGYVELVLLPTQAGTISVNEAQSQTSSSSTTSSTQYTEQHNTQYTPGDTSITNGQAISDIYTNSQTASQSASASYSYTVDLTEILKAIAAGKIQASEDVKEQLRAYGWEIVDLEKESGMLVLDPNTQFLIIVKVPSIFVPDILSNQQYLYIAKVAT, from the coding sequence GTGTCCGAGGATATTGAGGCGAAAATCCGCCGCCTTAGAGAGCTGGGTAAAGCCAGCGTAGAGCCTGAAGTTCCTAAAACTGCCAAACCCCCTGTCAGGAAACCCCCTAAAAAGCCCCGTCCCGTAGGCAGTATCCGGGAGAGAGAAAGAAGAAAACGCATTCTCATTGGTGCATCAATAGTCATACTCGTGATTTTGATAATTTCTATAGGGGCTTACATTTACATGGAAAACCGGGCCGCAGAGGAGCTCACCCAGGCTAAGAACAAAAAACTCGCAGAAGTCAACTCTTATTTTAAGCCCGGGAGCGAGCTCATGAACACAACGTTTGGAAAAAATGCCCGTGATGAGCTGATCAGAAAGATAAACGCTGCCCAAACGGTTGAGGAGGTTCAGTCGATAGATGTCAAAGCTGCCTATCAGGAGGCATGGAACCAGTACCAGGCATATCTTGAGGAGCAGAAGCGTCTTGAGATGGAGCGGCAGCTCAATCAGACCAAGAAGGAGAAGATAAGTCAGATCGAGGCTCAGTTTAGCCAGCTTCTCGCAATGCCGCTGCCGGACGATCTCAAGAAGAAGGTTATTGACTCCCTGAACAGCCTTGAAGAGCAGGTCATGAGCGCCACCACCGAGCAGCAGGTCAACGCAGTAAACGCCGACCCGTATCTCCTGGAACTCTGGAGGGAGTACTACTACTACGTCATTGACACGATCCCGACCCAGAACGTCATCCTTGAGAGGGACAACGTCAAAAAGATAGTCACCAAGGCCGAGGCCAAATCCGCTCTAGGAGGCATACTCGACTACAGGGAGCTCATCCAGTACAAGGTTTATAAGGTCGAGTTCGTTGACATCGCCCTCGTCCTCTCAAGGGACAAGATAAATGGTGCCTTCCTCGCTCCGGGAGACAAGATTATGATATTCGCGAAGAACGCGACCAACGCGCCTTTCAAGGAGATAGTCAACGAGGGCTACGTTGAGCTGGTTCTCCTGCCGACCCAGGCCGGAACCATATCCGTCAACGAGGCGCAGAGCCAGACGAGTTCATCGAGCACCACTTCATCAACCCAGTACACCGAGCAGCACAACACCCAGTACACGCCGGGAGATACTTCCATAACCAACGGACAGGCCATCAGCGACATATACACCAACTCCCAGACGGCCAGCCAGAGTGCCTCCGCCAGCTACAGCTACACGGTTGACCTCACGGAGATCCTCAAGGCCATCGCGGCGGGCAAGATACAGGCCAGCGAGGACGTCAAGGAGCAGCTCAGGGCATACGGCTGGGAGATAGTTGACCTTGAGAAGGAATCGGGCATGCTCGTGCTCGATCCGAACACCCAGTTCCTGATAATAGTGAAGGTGCCCTCGATATTCGTGCCGGACATACTCTCCAACCAGCAGTACCTTTACATCGCTAAGGTCGCTACCTGA
- a CDS encoding TIGR04076 family protein has protein sequence MERLEIRVIKIRGKCPVFSPGNRIVIEGARVNLDETDAICTHAFASLLPYILALRKGIKPSELGLGRGEKAYVQCLDPGPPYTDGGTVIFEITVVRDEAEKSVESGERGNR, from the coding sequence ATGGAGCGGTTAGAGATTAGAGTAATAAAAATCCGGGGGAAATGTCCCGTTTTTAGCCCAGGGAACAGAATAGTGATCGAGGGGGCAAGGGTAAATCTGGACGAAACCGATGCCATATGCACCCACGCCTTCGCATCACTACTGCCGTACATACTCGCACTGCGAAAGGGTATTAAGCCCAGTGAACTAGGGCTTGGCAGGGGTGAGAAAGCCTACGTCCAGTGCCTTGACCCTGGACCGCCATACACCGACGGCGGTACAGTAATCTTTGAGATAACGGTGGTGAGAGATGAAGCAGAGAAAAGCGTGGAGAGTGGTGAGAGAGGTAATAGATGA
- a CDS encoding GTPase, producing the protein MKQRKAWRVVREVIDEADMIIEVVDARDPIGTRNRKLERLAQEEGKPLLIVMNKADLVPKEWAEEYKRKSDLPVVFISARERMGTGILRREIRKLAKPLLNEREKVKVALIGYPNVGKSTIINTLKGKRAVGTAPIPGYTKGKQLIRLSKKIWLLDSPGVVPIDDFYELVIKGGFPADKIEDPVKPALKLIGRILETRKEAITEKFGIEEFKSEEEVLRKIGERRGLIKAGGEVDIEETARWFLREWQTGRFTLFGKEGKREEDFTWDFEEVLDGIERDLLLDPRRILWKYGDELRKKLDNRKRVGIREIEGFTVGIATGFKKCDGGTKLLERLTGKHVLASECFGKKWKGVIAIME; encoded by the coding sequence ATGAAGCAGAGAAAAGCGTGGAGAGTGGTGAGAGAGGTAATAGATGAGGCCGATATGATAATTGAGGTAGTTGACGCCCGCGACCCGATAGGGACGAGGAACAGAAAACTGGAGAGACTCGCCCAGGAAGAGGGCAAACCGCTCCTCATAGTTATGAACAAGGCGGATTTAGTGCCGAAAGAGTGGGCTGAGGAGTACAAGAGGAAGAGCGACCTTCCGGTCGTTTTCATAAGCGCCCGTGAGAGGATGGGAACTGGAATCTTGAGGAGGGAAATAAGAAAGCTCGCAAAACCCCTGCTTAACGAGAGGGAGAAGGTTAAGGTCGCCCTCATAGGCTATCCCAACGTTGGGAAGAGCACGATAATCAACACGCTGAAGGGGAAAAGAGCGGTAGGGACCGCACCAATACCAGGCTACACAAAGGGAAAGCAACTGATAAGGCTCAGCAAGAAGATATGGCTTCTTGACAGCCCAGGCGTCGTTCCGATAGACGACTTCTACGAGCTCGTCATCAAGGGCGGTTTTCCGGCCGACAAGATAGAAGATCCCGTAAAGCCGGCCCTCAAGCTCATTGGGAGAATCCTGGAAACGAGGAAGGAAGCGATAACCGAGAAGTTCGGAATAGAGGAGTTCAAAAGCGAGGAGGAAGTCCTAAGGAAGATAGGAGAGAGAAGGGGCCTGATAAAGGCCGGCGGAGAGGTTGACATCGAGGAGACGGCAAGATGGTTCCTGAGGGAGTGGCAGACTGGTCGCTTCACCCTATTTGGGAAAGAGGGGAAGAGAGAGGAAGACTTTACATGGGACTTTGAGGAGGTTCTCGATGGAATAGAGAGGGACCTCCTCCTCGATCCGAGGAGGATCCTGTGGAAGTACGGCGACGAACTCAGAAAAAAGCTCGACAACCGGAAGCGCGTGGGGATAAGGGAGATAGAGGGCTTTACCGTTGGGATAGCGACCGGCTTCAAGAAGTGCGACGGCGGAACAAAGCTCCTCGAAAGGCTCACCGGCAAACACGTTTTAGCGAGCGAGTGCTTCGGGAAGAAGTGGAAGGGAGTAATAGCGATAATGGAGTG